A single genomic interval of Marmota flaviventris isolate mMarFla1 chromosome 14, mMarFla1.hap1, whole genome shotgun sequence harbors:
- the LOC139701804 gene encoding uncharacterized protein C2orf78-like — protein MHSLASATHTSSGVISSSFVFDVTSSLTMSENFQNSSLHGNAESLQLSLPVVTNAASGTGSVCNFSRASAPAATSAWLLPSTCGTSFQPLMGSAYLYQHATTAMVSGVTGQNQTPMAPAPYPSISEWYIPGSAEKSSSSLGDFNLTVTDQNTADSSLSMTSQYDKTSEANVMIPGYPLLSGRLVQVTLSQIPNQGRCLSLPHQEGSQVYYYDQNSLGTLLSGEHWPCLQSYGSVPYAGISAAAPQPEMVTVLKEVQPTNVLPSVPTPVTYYSVSTQSIEGTNFQGMETSLGMEASLGLQPPSQTFCLPQPPEFPYICNNRKSQIIEKNSRIELGDISTITPVQSSTDFLALPPNQSQEQTEIKNLCEINTMLSEPLDAYQIAMENQDPPLLPLDIPEIHQLLASIGPLDQEEKPHSENIHLERNSLSLEDQGTLENGIEFSSGFADLTALLGDIQLPELFSSLKDFDQPESPTITKSNDTRAITVNQGKEITSALKGPSEPMRKNKHKASECPDGTPQAKMQLRDLECALGGEVAHRDADSSRAPVHTAKHSISKAQEAASSRNSKAKGHGQEKTKRTRENNSRKADEKKQPGNKVKAEEKPTVPKLKRKRNQPELCQETFKKPWSCLGMHMLESVQVFHALGKKNDKKTGLSSSRALGNSGSTQDPRPCPAMKPWLADKRAEKSQVKAQNPDISAKGEGPAPSIYEPPPPGKVKLVPLPFLTLEKPPPRPVINRRPQSLASRTPTGAYPAQPGPASSAQPMAVNQSQPATANPSWMRPAKPAQPVLTHAIQSGMSASTQPSVPRSAASGPAPYKISSCTSLHWQPVPNVGTKPQSQPLKSQNQYLLQDFALQPIPWRKPNVPGQVVSTPITKQQRPEREAMKKKAQQERENAAKYTALGRVQCFIEREREMEISRYYGYIM, from the exons ATGCATTCTCTAGCCTCAGCCACCCACACATCCTCTGGGGTGATCTCCTCATCCTTTGTATTTGATGTGACCTCTTCTCTGACCATGTCAG aaaatttccaaaattcttcTTTACATGGAAATGCTGAATCTCTGcagctctctcttcctgtggtgACCAATGCAGCTTCCGGGACAGGAAGTGTCTGCAACTTCTCCAGAGCCTCTGCTCCAGCTGCCACTTCAGCATGGTTACTGCCCTCAACCTGTGGCACCTCCTTCCAGCCACTCATGGGCAGTGCCTACCTTTATCAACATGCTACCACAGCCATGGTGTCTGGGGTTACTGGCCAGAACCAGACTCCCATGGCACCTGCCCCCTATCCAAGTATTTCTGAGTGGTATATCCCAGGAAGTGCTGAAAAGAGCTCCTCTTCACTCGGGGACTTTAATCTGACTGTCACTGACCAGAATACAGCAGATTCTTCCCTATCTATGACATCCCAGTATGACAAAACTTCCGAAGCCAATGTCATGATCCCCGGGTATCCACTACTATCTGGTAGGCTCGTCCAGGTGACACTATCTCAGATTCCAAATCAAGGACGTTGCCTCTCACTACCCCACCAAGAAGGAAGCCAGGTCTACTACTATGATCAAAACTCTCTGGGGACTCTGCTCTCTGGAGAACATTGGCCCTGCCTGCAATCCTATGGCTCTGTGCCATATGCAGGAATTAGTGCCGCTGCCCCTCAACCAGAAATGGTGACAGTGCTGAAGGAAGTTCAGCCCACAAATGTCCTACCATCAGTCCCTACACCTGTGACCTACTACTCTGTGTCCACTCAAAGTATAGAAGGAACAAATTTTCAAG GGATGGAAACTTCCCTAGGGATGGAGGCTTCCTTGGGATTGCAACCTCCAAGTCAGACATTTTgtctgccacagcctccagaaTTCCCATACATCTGCAATAACAGAAAAAGccaaataattgagaaaaactCACGAATTGAACTTGGGGACATTTCCACAATAACTCCAGTCCAGAGTTCTACTGATTTCTTGGCATTGCCTCCAAATCAAAGCCAGGAACAAACAGAGATTAAGAATTTGTGTGAGATTAACACCATGCTCTCAGAACCACTGGATGCCTACCAAATTGCCATGGAGAACCAGGATCCTCCACTACTCCCTTTAGACATCCCTGAAATCCACCAGCTTCTGGCCTCCATTGGTCCTCTGGACCAAGAGGAGAAGCCACATTCTGAAAATATCCATCTAGAAAGGAATAGCCTGAGTCTTGAGGACCAAGGCACACTTGAAAATGGGATTGAATTTAGCAGTGGTTTTGCAGACCTCACTGCACTGCTGGGGGATATTCAACTTCCTGAGCTTTTCAGTTCCTTAAAAGACTTTGACCAACCTGAAAGTCCCACAATAACAAAATCCAATGACACCAGAGCCATCACGGTGAATCAGGGTAAGGAAATCACAAGCGCCTTAAAGGGTCCTAGTGAGCCAATGAGGAAGAACAAACATAAAGCCTCAGAGTGTCCTGATGGAACTCCTCAGGCCAAAATGCAGCTAAGGGACCTAGAGTGTGCATTAGGAGGAGAAGTTGCTCACAGGGATGCAGACAGTAGTAGGGCCCCTGTGCACACAGCCAAGCACTCTATCAGCAAAGCTCAGGAAGCTGCATCCAGCAGGAACAGCAAGGCTAAGGGCCATGGGCAGGAAAAGACCAAGAGGACCAGAGAAAACAACTCCAGGAAAGCCGACGAGAAGAAGCAGCCAGGCAACAAAGTCAAGGCAGAAGAGAAGCCAACAGTGCCCAaactgaagaggaagaggaaccaACCTGAGCTTTGCCAAGAGACCTTTAAAAAGCCTTGGAGCTGTCTCGGCATGCACATGCTGGAGTCGGTGCAGGTTTTCCACGCACTGGGGAAGAAGAATGATAAGAAAACTGGGCTCTCTTCCTCCCGGGCCCTGGGAAACTCAGGCAGTACCCAAGACCCCCGTCCATGCCCAGCTATGAAACCATGGCTGGCGGATAAGCGTGCTGAGAAATCACAAGTCAAAGCCCAGAACCCAGATATCAGCGCTAAAGGAGAAGGTCCCGCTCCATCCATTTATGAGCCTCCACCACCTGGGAAGGTTAAATTGGTACCTTTGCCTTTTCTGACCCTGGAGAAACCTCCACCTCGACCAGTAATCAATAGGAGGCCACAGTCTCTGGCTTCACGGACACCCACTGGGGCTTACCCTGCCCAGCCTGGTCCCGCTAGCTCAGCTCAACCCATGGCAGTCAATCAATCCCAACCAGCTACTGCCAACCCATCTTGGATGCGTCCTGCCAAGCCAGCTCAGCCCGTTTTGACTCATGCCATTCAGTCAGGTATGAGCGCTTCTACCCAGCCTAGTGTCCCTCGGTCTGCTGCTTCTGGGCCTGCACCCTACAAAATATCATCTTGCACTTCTCTCCATTGGCAACCAGTTCCCAATGTTGGGACCAAGCCCCAGTCACAACCGCTCAAGTCTCAAAACCAATATCTACTCCAAGACTTTGCCTTACAACCAATTCCATGGAGGAAACCCAATGTTCCTGGGCAAGTAGTATCAACTCCCATCACCAAACAGCAGAGGCCAGAGCGGGAAGCCATGAAGAAGAAGGCTCAACAAGAGCGTGAGAATGCTGCCAAGTACACTGCTTTGGGGAGAGTGCAGTGCTTCattgagagggaaagagagatggagaTTTCTCGCTACTATGGCTACATAATGTAA